Genomic segment of Deltaproteobacteria bacterium:
CGTTGACGTTGAGCGTGTACCCTGTGATGTAGGTGTTCTGGGGGCCTACGAGGAAGTAGAAGCCTTCGGCGATGTCCTCGGGCTGGCCGGTGCGGCCCATGGGGATGAGCGGCTTCCACGCCTCGCGGGAGCCCGGCGCGGCCTTGGCGAGGACCCGTGGGGTGTCCGTGGGGCCGGGGGCGACGGCGTTGACGAGGACGCCGTAGGGGGCCAACTCCTGGGCCAGGGACTTGGTGAAGCCGAGGACGCCCGCCTTGGCGGCCGAGTAGGGGGTGCGCAGGGCACAGCCGGTGAGGCCGTAGTTGGAAGCGGTGTTGACGATGCGGCCGCGCCGCTGCTCCATCATGCCGGGCGCCACCTCGCGGCAGAAGAGGAACGTACCCTTGAGGTTCACGTCCAGCACTTCGCGCCACTCGGCCCAGGACAGGTCCTCCACGGCCTTCGTGTGGATGGTGCCGCCCGCCAAGTTGCAGAGGATGCCGACGGGTCCGAGGTCCTCTCCCACCCGCGCCACCACTTCCTTGATCTCCGCGGCACGGGTCACGTCGACGCCGTAGGCGCGCGCCCGCGCTCCCGTCGCGGTCAGCTCTTCCACGACCCCTGCCGCGCTCTCACGGTCCGCGTCGGCGATGGCGACGGCGATGCCCTCCCGGGCGAACCGCAACGCGACGCAACGGCCGATGCCGTTGGCGCCGCCGGTGATGATGGCTACGTCACTCACTTTCGGCTCCTTCTCTTGAACACATGCGGGGTCCCTGACGCGGGGCTGGTCCTAAGCCCGTGCCGGCGCGGGACGCGCGCGCCGGCACGCATCAGAGGA
This window contains:
- a CDS encoding SDR family NAD(P)-dependent oxidoreductase — protein: MSDVAIITGGANGIGRCVALRFAREGIAVAIADADRESAAGVVEELTATGARARAYGVDVTRAAEIKEVVARVGEDLGPVGILCNLAGGTIHTKAVEDLSWAEWREVLDVNLKGTFLFCREVAPGMMEQRRGRIVNTASNYGLTGCALRTPYSAAKAGVLGFTKSLAQELAPYGVLVNAVAPGPTDTPRVLAKAAPGSREAWKPLIPMGRTGQPEDIAEGFYFLVGPQNTYITGYTLNVNGGVVMN